In the Afipia sp. GAS231 genome, GGATCGAATCTCCGACTATCGGTGGTCGAGGCTGGGCGCGGCATCGGCTCTGCGCGTTTTATAACGGTCGTATTAAAACATGCAATGGATTTTTTTGACGACCGTGTTAAAACATCGGTGCGACGACCCGCGCGATCGGAATGGATGACACAAGATGGTGAGACCGAGAGAATTCGATGAGCAAGCCGTATTGGATCAGACGACGCAGCGCTTCTGGAGCAAGGGATATGCGGCGACATCCATGCGGGACCTCGCCGATAGCACCGGGGTAACTACGGCGAGTCTCTACAATGCGTTCGGTGATAAGAGAGCGATCTACCGTCTCGTGCTCGATCGGTATGTCCGTCTGGCGCTCGAAACCTGCTCGGCGACCTTCGGAGGCGATGACCCACCCCTGCGCGCATTGGAGCGGTACTTCGATGCGCTCATAGAGGAGGCGCTGGCCGACGCCCTTCAGAAGGGATGCTTCGTCGTCAACACCGCGCTTGAAGTCGCTCCGCACGACGCGGACTTCCGTGATCTCGTTACGAACGTCTTCGCCCAAATCGAGAAGTACCTGCGCGATTGCATCGCTAGCGGCCAGTCAGGCGGGACAATTCGAACCAAACTGCCGGCTGGCGACCTGGCCCGCCTCTTCCTGGGCGCAACACTGGGCATCCGCGTGTTGGCGCGGACGACCTCGGAACGTGAGCTCCTCACCGGTGTCGTTCGTCCACTGTTCGCGCTGCTAAGGACAAAGTGAAAAAGCTTGAGCGACGTGCGCCGCGGCGCCGGACGATTGGTTCTCCAGTCCAGGTATCTCACCTTAAACCAATCTATATTGAGCGTCCGACAAGACGTACTGTGCACCTTTGTCTGCGATCATGATTGTGGGCGTATTGGTGTTACCCGACGTGATAGTCGGCATTACGGATGCATCAATGACACGCAGCCCATCGAGCCCGATCACACGTAGGTGCTGATCGACGACCGCCAGCGGGTCGTTTTCAATTCCCATTTTCGCCGTGCCGACAGGATGAAAAATCGTTGTTCCGATATCACCGGCGGCCTTGGCAAGAGCAGCTTCGCTGTCATCGATCGATGGCCCTGGGATGTACTCCTCTGGACGAAAGCGGCTGAGCGCCTTCTGCTTCATTAAACGGCGAGTGACCCGAATCGCATCGGCTGCGACGCGGCGATCCTCGTCGGTCGAGAGATAGTTCGGTGCGATGACCGGCTTTGTCGAGGGATCCGCCGAGCGCAGGCGAACAGTGCCGCGGGACGTTGGCCGGAGATTGCAGGCCGAAACCGTGATCGCCGGGAAGCGGTGCAACGGATCCCCAAACCTGTCGAGCGAGAGTGGTTGGACGTGGAACTGGATGTTTGCGCGATCGAAGTCTGGCGACGAGGTGGTGAAAATTCCGAGCTGGGATGGCGCCATGGTGAGAGGCCCCCGCCGGAACAGTGCATATTCAAGGCCCATCATCGCGCGTCCTACCAGCGAGTGATAGGTCTCGTTGAGGGTCTTGGTGCCGTGCACCCGGTAGATCGCTCTTTGCTGCAAGTGGTCTTGCAGATTGCGCCCGACACCAGGCCTGTCGGCAACGGTGGCGATACCAAACTGGCCGAGCCATTCTGCTGGCCCCACACCGGACCGTTGGAGGATCTCGGGTGACCCGATGGAGCCGGCGGACAGTATAACCTCGCCTTTCGCACGGACCTCGACTGTGCGTCCGTGCTGCCGATATCGAACACCCACAGCACGCTGTCCGTCGAACAGCACCTTGTCGACCAAAACGCCAGTTTCAAGACGCAAGTTGGCGCGATGCAGCACCGGCTTCAGAAATCCGCGTGCCGCCGACCAGCGGAAGCCGCGCTTCTGATTGACGTGGAAGTAGCCGACGCCGGTATTGTCCCCGGTATTGAAGTCCGGCGTCATCGGGATACCCATTTCGACGGCGGCTTTCGTCACGCTGTCGAGGACATCCCATCTCACGCCCGGCGGCTCCACGCGCCACTCACCGCCGACACCGTGATGTTCGGATTCACCCAAAAAATGATCGTCAAGGCGCTTGAAGACCGGACGCACGTCGTCCCATCCCCAGCCGGTAAGGCCAAGTTGCCGCCAATGATCGTAATCAGACGCCTGGCCGCGCATGGAGATCATGGCATTGATCGCGGAGGAGCCGCCCACCACCTTGCCACGCGGATATTTCAGCGACCGGCCGTTAAGGCCTGCTTCGCTCTCTGTCGCGAACATCCAGTCGGACCGCGGATTGCCTATAGCGAAAAGATAACCGACCGGAATGTGAAACCAGATCCAGTTGTCGTTGCCACCGGCTTCCAGAACCAGAACACGGTTGTTGCGATCGGTCGATAATCGATTCGCAACGACACAACCCGCGG is a window encoding:
- a CDS encoding GMC family oxidoreductase yields the protein MVPRTELDGDYDYIVVGAGSAGCVVANRLSTDRNNRVLVLEAGGNDNWIWFHIPVGYLFAIGNPRSDWMFATESEAGLNGRSLKYPRGKVVGGSSAINAMISMRGQASDYDHWRQLGLTGWGWDDVRPVFKRLDDHFLGESEHHGVGGEWRVEPPGVRWDVLDSVTKAAVEMGIPMTPDFNTGDNTGVGYFHVNQKRGFRWSAARGFLKPVLHRANLRLETGVLVDKVLFDGQRAVGVRYRQHGRTVEVRAKGEVILSAGSIGSPEILQRSGVGPAEWLGQFGIATVADRPGVGRNLQDHLQQRAIYRVHGTKTLNETYHSLVGRAMMGLEYALFRRGPLTMAPSQLGIFTTSSPDFDRANIQFHVQPLSLDRFGDPLHRFPAITVSACNLRPTSRGTVRLRSADPSTKPVIAPNYLSTDEDRRVAADAIRVTRRLMKQKALSRFRPEEYIPGPSIDDSEAALAKAAGDIGTTIFHPVGTAKMGIENDPLAVVDQHLRVIGLDGLRVIDASVMPTITSGNTNTPTIMIADKGAQYVLSDAQYRLV
- a CDS encoding TetR/AcrR family transcriptional regulator; translation: MDQTTQRFWSKGYAATSMRDLADSTGVTTASLYNAFGDKRAIYRLVLDRYVRLALETCSATFGGDDPPLRALERYFDALIEEALADALQKGCFVVNTALEVAPHDADFRDLVTNVFAQIEKYLRDCIASGQSGGTIRTKLPAGDLARLFLGATLGIRVLARTTSERELLTGVVRPLFALLRTK